The Candidatus Coatesbacteria bacterium genome contains a region encoding:
- a CDS encoding 4Fe-4S ferredoxin codes for MLYRDGVPTPEDLKRVIPSRERLERGPAAVFECFQHIPCDPCHTSCSSCAVLPFEDINELPRVDLEKCTGCGICVAACPGLAVFIIDLTAGGPGRAVVQVPWEFLPVPEKGEAVKLTDRAGEIIGDGVCRKAVRFKDRTWVLHLEVPAESALEARGISLPALREARRAAASDE; via the coding sequence ATGCTCTACCGCGACGGCGTACCCACCCCCGAGGACCTGAAGCGCGTCATCCCTTCCCGCGAGCGCCTCGAGCGCGGCCCCGCGGCCGTTTTCGAGTGCTTCCAGCACATCCCCTGCGATCCCTGCCACACCTCCTGTTCGAGCTGCGCCGTACTGCCCTTCGAGGACATCAACGAGCTGCCGCGGGTCGACCTCGAGAAATGCACGGGCTGCGGGATCTGCGTGGCCGCCTGTCCCGGACTGGCGGTCTTCATCATCGACCTGACCGCCGGCGGTCCGGGGCGCGCCGTGGTCCAGGTTCCCTGGGAGTTCCTCCCCGTGCCCGAGAAGGGCGAGGCCGTCAAGCTAACCGACCGCGCCGGGGAGATCATCGGCGACGGCGTCTGCCGCAAGGCCGTGCGCTTCAAGGACCGCACCTGGGTGCTGCACCTCGAGGTTCCCGCGGAGTCGGCTCTCGAGGCCCGGGGCATCAGCCTGCCGGCCCTGCGGGAAGCCCGCCGTGCGGCCGCCTCTGACGAATAA
- a CDS encoding HAMP domain-containing protein, protein MDQSRPTSATGIHLGHFLWPVLWVVIANALAVGLNVALMMTTPLEPIAQLTNQALTERFGLVMTIGNIYSIVIFPIVVGLIIWHQWPVLKSIKRLRRQGEAPGSKARRRLLRFPLIAALLSGLAWLVPLLLFTVLLPSLARGGLTFIGQRAMMLVFVGLLASSVAYYGSFWALTSLIRAFFPDGHLAERSGLKPANTRSRLNYFYILVGALPLTVMWLYLYFYDTDNPLLPPLAIIAGLALLLGGWTADSLIIRLTRQLKQASEVAGEVRDGSLDGRIAVTSRDEAGRLGDGINEMIDGLVERERMREVFGRYVSPAVRDRLLAEAPRLGGELRQVTVLFADIRDFTVISGRLEPQRLVGLLNRYFATTVAVVDEYHGYVNKFIGDAVMAVFGAPLEDPEHTRRALECAREMVRRIEALNDTGEMEVRLRAGIGLHTGQVVAGNIGAPNRFEYTVIGEPVNVASRIQGLSAELGRPVLASAAVNEACGCPLDYLGQYELKGLEETQRVYAG, encoded by the coding sequence ATGGACCAAAGCAGGCCGACCAGCGCAACCGGAATCCACCTGGGCCACTTCCTCTGGCCCGTTCTGTGGGTCGTCATCGCCAACGCCCTGGCAGTGGGGCTCAACGTGGCCCTGATGATGACCACCCCCCTGGAGCCCATCGCCCAACTGACCAACCAGGCTCTGACCGAACGCTTCGGGTTGGTCATGACGATTGGTAACATCTACAGCATCGTCATCTTTCCCATCGTGGTCGGGTTGATAATCTGGCACCAGTGGCCGGTGCTAAAGTCAATCAAACGCCTGCGCCGTCAGGGTGAGGCGCCGGGGTCCAAGGCCCGTCGCCGCCTGCTGCGCTTTCCTCTGATCGCCGCCCTGCTCTCCGGTCTGGCCTGGCTTGTGCCCCTGCTGCTGTTCACCGTGCTGTTGCCCAGCCTGGCCCGGGGCGGCCTGACATTCATCGGCCAGCGGGCGATGATGCTGGTCTTCGTCGGGCTGCTGGCCTCGTCGGTGGCCTACTACGGCTCCTTCTGGGCCCTGACCAGCCTGATCCGGGCCTTCTTCCCCGACGGCCACCTCGCCGAGCGCAGCGGTCTCAAGCCCGCCAACACCCGCAGCCGCTTGAACTACTTCTACATCCTCGTCGGCGCCCTGCCCCTGACGGTGATGTGGCTGTACCTCTACTTCTACGACACCGACAATCCGTTGTTGCCGCCCTTGGCGATCATCGCCGGCCTGGCCCTGCTGCTGGGCGGTTGGACCGCCGACTCCCTGATCATCCGTCTGACCCGCCAGCTCAAACAAGCCTCCGAGGTCGCCGGCGAGGTCCGCGACGGCAGCCTCGACGGCCGCATCGCCGTCACCAGCCGCGACGAGGCCGGCCGCCTCGGCGACGGCATCAACGAGATGATCGACGGCCTGGTCGAGCGCGAGCGCATGCGCGAGGTCTTCGGCCGCTACGTCTCCCCGGCGGTGCGCGACCGTCTGCTCGCCGAAGCGCCCAGGCTCGGCGGTGAGCTGCGCCAGGTCACCGTCCTGTTCGCCGACATCCGCGACTTCACCGTCATCAGCGGCAGACTGGAACCCCAACGCTTGGTCGGGCTGCTCAACCGCTACTTCGCCACCACCGTCGCCGTCGTCGACGAGTACCACGGCTACGTCAACAAATTCATCGGCGACGCCGTGATGGCCGTCTTCGGCGCACCCCTCGAGGACCCGGAGCACACCCGCCGAGCCCTGGAGTGCGCCCGGGAGATGGTCCGCCGGATCGAGGCCCTCAACGACACCGGCGAGATGGAGGTCCGGCTGCGCGCCGGTATCGGCCTGCACACCGGCCAAGTCGTCGCCGGCAATATCGGCGCCCCCAACCGCTTCGAGTACACCGTCATCGGCGAGCCCGTCAACGTCGCCAGCCGGATCCAGGGACTGTCCGCCGAGCTGGGACGGCCCGTCCTGGCCTCCGCCGCCGTCAACGAGGCCTGCGGCTGCCCCCTCGACTACCTGGGCCAGTACGAGCTCAAGGGCCTGGAAGAAACCCAACGGGTCTACGCGGGCTGA
- a CDS encoding T9SS type A sorting domain-containing protein: protein MKKLLTVLFVFIIVSSVTAADEWHIEEIGSYTGEQTRSCGYLQLDSNNNPYILCCSTYASNTNESWNIIYDLVYGYNGLTVDDNNVPHISDANGYLWENYIRHSYYDGSWQVEHIDMIYLHQDNSIDIDMAGLPHIVDYYYDDYTDAHLKHYYYDGYDWYSETIDDTNGAGIWNSIVVDSLNHIHVAYAIQQSGGDDLYYAYYNGSTWNYEAIESGTDEVGLYASIDVDTNNIPHICYYDDTNNTLKYAYRDSAWDISTIDVNNVGKYCSLAVDSEDKIHISYYDEINGSLMYAYFDGGLWERYALDTYGDVGGYTGIDTDTSNNPHISYADFDNIMLKYAWFGDENPVEDIELTTHVETAGLLLSWTVTGDLPASVRVLRGVDDPVAISGSLDGSTSRWLDRGVSPGESYVYWLEATDNAGQVQRFGPTEAVVVPEETHRLTLDEPWPNPADNSVSVAFTLPQAQRVSLSVYDLAGRRVATLSEGELAAGRHTVNWDCAGESSGVYLLRLETAGAALSRRVVIGR from the coding sequence ATGAAGAAGTTGCTTACAGTATTGTTTGTTTTCATCATCGTGAGTAGTGTTACAGCCGCTGATGAGTGGCACATTGAGGAAATCGGTTCTTATACAGGTGAACAAACGCGTAGTTGTGGCTACTTGCAACTAGACAGCAATAATAATCCATATATTTTATGCTGCTCAACTTACGCTTCTAATACAAATGAAAGTTGGAACATTATATATGATTTAGTGTACGGCTATAATGGTCTTACAGTAGATGACAATAATGTGCCTCATATATCTGATGCTAATGGTTATCTTTGGGAAAACTATATTCGTCATTCCTATTACGATGGAAGTTGGCAAGTTGAGCATATAGATATGATATATCTACATCAAGACAATTCAATAGATATAGATATGGCAGGATTGCCTCACATTGTTGACTACTACTATGATGACTATACTGATGCTCATCTTAAGCACTATTATTATGATGGATACGACTGGTATTCGGAAACAATCGATGACACTAACGGTGCCGGTATCTGGAACTCTATTGTAGTTGATTCGTTAAACCATATCCATGTAGCCTACGCAATCCAGCAGTCAGGTGGTGATGATTTATACTATGCTTACTATAATGGCTCCACATGGAATTATGAAGCTATTGAATCTGGAACTGATGAAGTTGGCCTATATGCATCGATAGACGTAGATACTAATAATATTCCTCACATTTGTTACTATGATGACACTAATAACACTCTTAAGTATGCATATCGTGATAGCGCATGGGATATATCGACAATTGATGTCAATAATGTTGGTAAATATTGCTCTTTAGCAGTTGACTCAGAAGATAAAATACATATATCATATTACGATGAAATTAATGGAAGTTTAATGTATGCATATTTCGATGGTGGATTATGGGAAAGATATGCGCTAGATACCTATGGTGATGTGGGTGGCTATACTGGAATTGACACAGATACAAGCAATAACCCCCACATTTCATATGCTGACTTTGATAACATTATGTTGAAGTATGCCTGGTTTGGAGACGAGAATCCAGTTGAAGATATCGAACTAACAACACATGTCGAAACGGCTGGCTTACTCCTCTCCTGGACGGTCACCGGCGACCTCCCCGCTTCCGTCCGTGTCCTGCGCGGGGTGGATGATCCCGTGGCAATCAGTGGCTCGCTGGACGGCTCGACCAGCCGCTGGCTGGATCGGGGCGTGTCCCCCGGCGAGAGCTATGTCTACTGGCTGGAGGCCACGGATAACGCGGGCCAGGTGCAAAGATTTGGGCCGACGGAGGCCGTCGTGGTGCCCGAAGAGACGCACCGCTTGACCCTCGACGAGCCCTGGCCCAACCCGGCGGATAACAGCGTCAGCGTCGCCTTCACGCTGCCGCAGGCTCAGCGCGTCAGCCTGAGCGTCTATGACCTGGCCGGGCGCCGGGTGGCGACGCTGAGCGAGGGCGAGCTGGCCGCCGGGCGGCACACCGTAAACTGGGACTGCGCCGGGGAGTCGAGCGGTGTGTATCTGCTGCGGTTGGAGACGGCGGGCGCGGCGCTCAGCCGCCGGGTCGTCATCGGCCGGTAA
- the amrS gene encoding AmmeMemoRadiSam system radical SAM enzyme: MTRRAEYWTALEDDRVVCELCPHRCRIAPGDAGMCRIRVNRDGELIAAAHGQAIGLSLDPIEKKPLYHFHPGKAILSLGPNGCNLRCDYCQNWRSSQTAVPTRNLEPAELAETADRPGNLGAAFTYTEPLIWFEYIKDCAGPLHQRDLQVVCVSNAFIEPEPLDELLGFVDAFNFDLKSMREGFYRLICKGELDPVLRTIETAIASPTHVEVTYLVINSENDGDDELKRLAAWLAERDPRTPLHLSRYFPAWRREDPPTPAERLERAWEIARTAGLEYVYLGNLNADSRYTDTRCPECGAVLVRRGGLRTTTAALEGDRCSACGTAADFVTGSR, translated from the coding sequence TTGACACGCCGCGCCGAGTACTGGACCGCGCTGGAGGACGACCGCGTCGTCTGCGAGCTGTGCCCCCACCGCTGCCGCATCGCCCCGGGGGACGCCGGTATGTGTCGGATCCGTGTGAACCGCGACGGTGAGCTGATCGCCGCCGCCCATGGTCAGGCGATCGGCCTGTCGCTGGATCCGATCGAAAAGAAGCCCCTCTACCACTTCCATCCCGGCAAGGCCATCCTCTCCCTGGGCCCCAACGGCTGCAACCTGCGCTGCGATTACTGCCAGAACTGGCGCTCCAGCCAAACCGCGGTTCCGACGCGAAACCTCGAACCCGCCGAGCTGGCCGAAACGGCGGATCGTCCCGGCAACCTCGGCGCGGCCTTCACCTATACCGAGCCCTTGATCTGGTTCGAGTACATCAAGGACTGCGCCGGTCCGCTGCACCAGCGAGATCTCCAGGTGGTCTGCGTCTCCAACGCCTTCATTGAACCCGAGCCCCTGGATGAGCTGCTGGGTTTCGTCGACGCCTTCAACTTCGACCTCAAGAGTATGCGTGAGGGCTTCTACCGGCTGATCTGCAAGGGCGAGCTGGACCCGGTGCTGCGGACGATCGAGACGGCGATCGCCTCGCCGACCCACGTCGAGGTCACCTACCTGGTGATCAACTCCGAGAACGACGGCGACGACGAACTCAAACGCCTGGCCGCCTGGCTGGCCGAACGTGATCCGCGCACGCCGTTGCACCTGTCGCGCTATTTCCCCGCCTGGCGCCGCGAAGACCCGCCGACGCCGGCCGAGCGCCTCGAGCGGGCCTGGGAAATCGCCCGAACGGCCGGGTTGGAATACGTCTATCTGGGCAACCTGAACGCTGACAGCCGCTACACCGACACCCGCTGCCCGGAGTGCGGCGCAGTGCTGGTGCGTCGCGGCGGGCTCCGCACGACCACGGCCGCCCTCGAGGGCGACCGCTGCTCGGCCTGCGGCACCGCGGCCGATTTCGTCACCGGTTCGAGGTAG
- a CDS encoding endonuclease III domain-containing protein — translation MKPVEVYERLLLRFGPQGWWPAATPLEVCLGAILTQNTNWGNVRRALAGLRRETGLEYERLRVLSEGRLAELIRPAGYFNQKARKLRIFFAWLEREAGGDLTELAGRTTMELRGELLRLWGVGPETADSILCYALGRPVFVVDAYTRRAAVRHGWCAAGAGYDDLAKLFTGGLSRDAGVYNELHALLVRLAKVHCAKRGPRCRSCPLLDLGFAETRWLCGA, via the coding sequence ATGAAGCCTGTCGAAGTCTACGAGCGGTTGTTGCTGCGCTTCGGCCCCCAGGGCTGGTGGCCGGCGGCTACGCCCCTGGAGGTCTGTCTGGGGGCGATCCTGACCCAGAACACCAACTGGGGCAACGTGCGCCGGGCGTTGGCGGGTTTGCGGCGTGAGACGGGGTTGGAATACGAGCGGCTCCGTGTTCTGTCGGAGGGGCGGCTGGCGGAGCTGATCCGCCCGGCGGGGTACTTCAACCAGAAGGCGCGCAAGCTGCGCATTTTCTTCGCCTGGCTGGAGCGGGAGGCGGGCGGTGACCTTACGGAACTGGCGGGGCGGACGACTATGGAGCTGCGCGGGGAGCTGTTGCGTTTGTGGGGTGTGGGCCCGGAGACGGCGGATTCGATCCTGTGCTACGCCCTGGGTAGACCGGTTTTCGTCGTCGACGCCTATACCCGCCGGGCGGCGGTGAGGCATGGCTGGTGCGCCGCCGGGGCGGGCTACGACGATTTGGCGAAGCTGTTCACCGGCGGGCTGTCCCGGGACGCGGGGGTTTACAACGAGTTGCATGCCCTGCTTGTTCGGTTGGCCAAGGTTCACTGCGCCAAGCGCGGACCCCGTTGCCGGAGCTGTCCGCTGCTCGATCTGGGTTTTGCTGAAACCCGGTGGCTTTGTGGGGCGTAG
- a CDS encoding D-alanine--D-alanine ligase — MKKSYRIALVFGGRSGEHEVSLSSARSFLEAVDTTRFEIVPVGVTLSGRWFTGPNILEQLTERAALGTVPGESLPTDWLGLESVPPVPEPVDIPRPPERPHVLADVDVVFNLIHGTYGEDGCLQGLFELLNVPYVGSGVLGSAVAMDKLICKPILKAAGLEVVDHQGVTRGELERDRRAVIDRLESNLPYPMFVKPANLGSSVGVRKARGRDELSAALDTAAAYDRRLIVERAVVGHELECAVLGNDDPRASVAGEIQPAGEFYDYDSKYVLESELLIPAPCVDEELLSRIRRDAVTAFRALDCAGLARVDMFLETATDKLYLNEVNTLPGFTPISMYPKLWQASGLSYNQLVERLIELALERYADAKRNLHRYL; from the coding sequence ATGAAGAAGAGCTACCGCATCGCCCTGGTCTTCGGCGGCCGCTCGGGAGAGCACGAGGTCTCCCTCTCCTCGGCGCGCTCCTTTCTCGAGGCCGTGGATACGACGCGGTTCGAGATCGTCCCCGTCGGTGTCACTCTTTCCGGACGCTGGTTCACGGGTCCCAACATCCTCGAGCAGCTCACCGAGCGGGCCGCCCTGGGCACGGTGCCCGGCGAGTCCCTGCCCACGGACTGGCTGGGTCTGGAGTCGGTGCCGCCGGTCCCCGAGCCCGTCGACATCCCCCGCCCCCCGGAGCGGCCCCACGTCCTGGCCGATGTCGACGTGGTCTTCAACCTGATCCACGGCACCTACGGCGAGGACGGCTGTCTGCAAGGCCTGTTCGAGCTGCTGAACGTGCCCTACGTCGGCTCCGGTGTTCTCGGCTCGGCGGTGGCGATGGACAAGCTGATCTGCAAGCCGATCCTCAAGGCCGCCGGTCTCGAGGTCGTCGATCACCAGGGGGTCACCCGGGGGGAGCTGGAGCGCGACCGCCGCGCCGTCATCGACCGGCTGGAGTCCAACCTGCCCTACCCGATGTTCGTCAAGCCGGCCAACCTGGGCTCCTCGGTGGGCGTACGCAAGGCTCGGGGGCGGGACGAGCTCAGCGCCGCCCTGGACACCGCCGCGGCCTACGACCGGCGGTTGATCGTCGAGCGCGCCGTGGTCGGCCACGAGCTGGAATGCGCCGTGCTGGGCAACGACGACCCGCGGGCCAGCGTGGCCGGCGAGATCCAGCCCGCCGGCGAGTTCTACGACTACGACTCGAAGTACGTCCTCGAGTCGGAGCTGCTGATCCCCGCCCCTTGCGTGGACGAGGAGCTGCTGTCGCGCATCCGGCGCGACGCCGTGACCGCCTTTCGCGCCCTGGACTGCGCCGGGCTGGCCCGGGTGGATATGTTCCTCGAGACGGCCACCGACAAGCTGTACCTCAACGAGGTCAACACCCTGCCCGGCTTCACCCCCATCAGCATGTACCCCAAGCTGTGGCAGGCCAGCGGGTTGAGTTATAATCAACTGGTCGAGCGCCTGATCGAGTTGGCCCTCGAGCGCTACGCCGACGCCAAGCGCAATCTGCACCGCTACCTCTAA
- the ispD gene encoding 2-C-methyl-D-erythritol 4-phosphate cytidylyltransferase gives MAKAVGLILAAGGVGRRFGGELPKQFEPLGMSSVLRLATNRLLARGDFARLAVTAPQGYESRTALELSALGRTFNVVTGGQTRWRSVANALDALGGVDVVVVHDAARPFVTRRVLDDCLAAVAVDGAAAAALPATDTVKLTDDAGLVERTLDRRRVWLVQTPQCFDYALLRDCYSRDEDWLAGATDDASLVEKLGRPVRLVTGHRQLFKLTSRDDLSYAEYLLAKGRVED, from the coding sequence ATGGCGAAAGCGGTTGGTTTGATCCTGGCGGCGGGCGGTGTCGGGCGGCGCTTCGGCGGCGAGTTGCCCAAGCAGTTCGAGCCGCTGGGGATGAGTTCGGTGCTGCGCTTGGCGACCAACCGGCTGCTGGCGCGGGGCGATTTCGCCCGGCTGGCGGTCACCGCGCCGCAGGGTTACGAGAGCCGGACGGCCCTCGAGCTCAGCGCCCTGGGGCGGACGTTCAACGTCGTCACCGGCGGTCAGACCCGGTGGCGCTCGGTGGCCAACGCCCTGGACGCCCTGGGCGGGGTCGATGTGGTGGTCGTCCATGACGCCGCCCGTCCCTTCGTCACCCGCCGGGTCCTGGATGATTGCCTGGCCGCCGTAGCGGTCGACGGCGCCGCGGCGGCGGCCCTGCCGGCGACGGACACGGTCAAGCTGACCGACGACGCCGGCCTGGTCGAGCGGACCCTGGACCGGCGCCGGGTCTGGCTGGTGCAAACGCCCCAGTGTTTCGACTACGCGCTGTTGCGCGACTGCTACTCCCGGGACGAGGATTGGCTCGCCGGAGCCACCGACGACGCCTCGCTGGTGGAGAAGCTGGGCCGGCCGGTGCGCCTGGTTACGGGGCACCGCCAGCTGTTCAAGCTCACCAGCCGCGATGACCTGAGCTACGCGGAGTACCTGCTGGCCAAAGGGAGGGTCGAGGATTGA
- a CDS encoding (2Fe-2S)-binding protein, producing the protein MNDDEIIICRCEDVSLAEIKEAVARGYTTVDEIKHYLRAGMGPCQGRTCGHLIAGIIRRETGRSVEEVWPMRARPPYHPVDLGLPTREDADG; encoded by the coding sequence ATGAACGACGACGAGATCATCATCTGCCGCTGCGAGGACGTCTCCCTGGCCGAGATCAAGGAGGCCGTCGCCCGCGGTTACACCACCGTCGACGAGATCAAGCACTACCTGCGCGCCGGGATGGGACCCTGCCAGGGGCGTACCTGCGGTCACCTGATCGCGGGCATCATCCGCCGCGAGACGGGCAGGAGCGTCGAAGAGGTCTGGCCGATGCGCGCCCGCCCGCCCTACCATCCCGTCGACCTCGGTCTGCCGACACGGGAGGACGCCGATGGTTGA
- a CDS encoding cyclic nucleotide-binding domain-containing protein has translation MLDPQEIGRSKFFAALTEAELRDVAALMQKVEFPAGSTIFNQGDIGDRFYYIARGTVQVWLKLPDGGSRELAALGPGQYFGELALLDDLPRSADVVCGEESQLWSLQREDFINLLRGNINLAIKLLQVLARRLRQANRQIQDLSAL, from the coding sequence ATGCTGGACCCCCAGGAGATCGGCCGCTCCAAGTTCTTCGCCGCGCTGACCGAGGCCGAGCTGCGCGACGTGGCCGCCCTGATGCAGAAGGTCGAGTTCCCCGCCGGCTCCACCATCTTCAACCAGGGCGACATCGGCGATCGCTTCTACTACATCGCCCGCGGCACGGTGCAGGTCTGGCTCAAGCTGCCCGACGGCGGCTCCCGGGAGCTGGCCGCCCTCGGTCCGGGACAGTACTTCGGCGAGCTGGCTCTGCTCGATGATCTGCCCCGCTCCGCCGACGTGGTCTGCGGCGAGGAGAGCCAACTGTGGTCCCTGCAGCGCGAGGACTTCATCAACCTGCTGCGCGGCAACATCAACCTGGCCATCAAGCTGTTGCAGGTCCTGGCCCGGCGGCTGCGCCAGGCCAATCGCCAGATCCAGGATCTCTCCGCCCTCTGA
- a CDS encoding PQQ-binding-like beta-propeller repeat protein: MRSCGCKLLLLSAAALVVAGCNGHRYDGLEPSSAFGGWTAAGGDLQRRNFSVEGPAPPLVESWRHEGLICPWGVVGNAGVLVLTGLNEQIIGLDAATGEELWSWEMTATPNGPPQIVGDRVYLSFDLPLAQVWCLDLSTGSRYWARAPEESPRHLVADPDGVWVVTSRELLRVSVREGELVERHELPGRPAAGPPVLLEGEPHLLLMGPEGGAFWSPSRSREWTFYDEPAAGPLLLDDGSTAWANRTGEGMAYDPATAQVVPFGRALGAPPAGLAADGLNVLALGRNGELQLWAALEEDRVLLPPDGVTLTPPLWAGDRVWISRAEGDLEAYSLSGGPGAELEYVWETERAVLSLARIDGMLVVTTAGGAVMALVHGEPPAEEPAGEDADTTEVEDPFIENGREWMIDDEAALEVDE; the protein is encoded by the coding sequence ATGCGCAGCTGCGGTTGTAAGCTGCTGTTGTTGTCGGCGGCCGCGTTAGTGGTCGCCGGCTGCAACGGCCACCGCTACGACGGTCTGGAGCCGAGTTCGGCCTTCGGCGGCTGGACGGCGGCGGGGGGCGATTTGCAGCGGCGCAACTTCAGCGTCGAGGGGCCGGCGCCGCCCCTGGTGGAGTCTTGGCGTCACGAGGGTCTCATCTGTCCCTGGGGCGTCGTCGGGAATGCCGGCGTGCTCGTGCTGACGGGTCTCAACGAGCAGATCATCGGCCTGGACGCCGCGACGGGGGAAGAGCTGTGGAGCTGGGAGATGACGGCCACGCCCAACGGTCCGCCCCAGATCGTCGGCGATCGCGTCTACCTGTCCTTCGATCTGCCCCTGGCCCAGGTCTGGTGCCTGGATCTGTCGACGGGCAGTCGTTACTGGGCTCGGGCGCCCGAGGAATCCCCCCGGCACCTCGTCGCCGACCCGGACGGGGTCTGGGTGGTCACCAGCCGTGAGCTGCTGCGGGTCAGCGTTCGGGAGGGCGAGCTGGTCGAGCGGCATGAGCTGCCCGGCCGTCCCGCTGCGGGCCCTCCGGTGCTGTTGGAGGGTGAACCCCACCTGTTGCTGATGGGTCCCGAGGGCGGGGCGTTTTGGTCGCCGTCCCGCTCGCGGGAGTGGACCTTCTACGACGAGCCGGCCGCCGGTCCGCTGTTGTTGGACGACGGCTCGACGGCCTGGGCCAACCGGACGGGCGAGGGGATGGCCTACGATCCGGCGACGGCGCAGGTGGTTCCCTTCGGCCGGGCTCTGGGAGCCCCACCGGCGGGCTTGGCCGCCGACGGCCTGAATGTGCTGGCCCTGGGACGCAACGGCGAGCTGCAGCTCTGGGCGGCCTTGGAAGAGGATCGGGTTCTGCTGCCCCCCGACGGGGTGACGCTGACGCCGCCACTCTGGGCGGGCGACCGGGTCTGGATCTCCCGGGCCGAGGGCGATCTGGAGGCCTATTCGCTGAGCGGCGGTCCCGGCGCCGAGCTGGAGTACGTCTGGGAGACCGAGCGCGCCGTGCTGTCCCTGGCGCGCATCGACGGCATGTTGGTGGTGACCACGGCGGGCGGCGCGGTGATGGCCCTGGTTCACGGCGAGCCGCCGGCGGAGGAACCGGCGGGCGAGGACGCAGACACGACGGAGGTCGAGGACCCCTTCATCGAGAACGGGCGCGAGTGGATGATCGACGACGAAGCGGCGCTGGAGGTGGACGAGTAG
- a CDS encoding FAD-dependent oxidoreductase, giving the protein MVERARDVVIIGAGVLGCAVGYELTRRGVDDVLILDRGYVSGGATGRCGAGVRQQWGLEMNCRLAKRSVDRFVGLAEELGEDIEFEQGGYLILAYGEDEVAVFGKNIELQNSLDIPSRLVTPEEAREIVPVLNIAGLSAAAWCPTDGHGNPFKTNYAYAHAALRNGCTLRTFEEVIGIETGDDGVRAVVTDIGRYPTRKVVNCAGGWAAAIAELAGLQIPVVPERHQILVTEPYERLFEPMVISFRHHLYCQQVVHGAFLMGLGMPEEPGVDQSSSWEFLEAMARMSTHILPFLKDVKVVRQWAGLYAMTPDAQPILGEHPDLDGFYNAVGFSGHGYMIAPATAELLAAELESGRRPELIEPLDAGRFSRGELVLEPNVV; this is encoded by the coding sequence ATGGTTGAGCGCGCCCGCGACGTGGTGATCATCGGCGCCGGGGTGCTGGGTTGCGCCGTGGGGTACGAGCTGACCCGGCGCGGCGTCGACGACGTGCTGATCCTCGACCGGGGCTACGTCTCCGGCGGGGCCACCGGACGCTGCGGCGCCGGGGTGCGCCAACAGTGGGGCCTGGAGATGAACTGCCGCCTGGCCAAGCGCTCCGTCGACCGCTTCGTCGGTCTGGCGGAGGAACTGGGCGAGGACATCGAGTTCGAGCAGGGCGGCTACCTGATCCTGGCCTACGGCGAGGATGAGGTCGCGGTCTTCGGCAAGAACATCGAGCTGCAGAACTCCCTGGACATCCCCTCGCGCCTGGTCACCCCCGAGGAGGCCCGGGAGATCGTCCCGGTGCTCAACATCGCGGGCCTGAGCGCGGCGGCCTGGTGTCCCACCGACGGCCACGGCAACCCCTTCAAGACCAACTACGCCTACGCCCACGCCGCCCTGCGCAACGGTTGCACTCTCAGGACCTTCGAAGAGGTCATCGGGATCGAAACGGGCGACGACGGCGTGCGCGCCGTGGTGACGGACATCGGCCGCTATCCCACGCGGAAGGTGGTCAACTGCGCCGGGGGCTGGGCCGCCGCGATCGCCGAGCTGGCCGGTCTGCAGATCCCCGTCGTACCCGAGCGGCATCAGATCCTGGTCACCGAGCCCTACGAACGCCTGTTCGAACCCATGGTCATCAGCTTCCGCCACCACCTCTACTGCCAGCAGGTGGTCCACGGGGCCTTCCTGATGGGCCTGGGGATGCCCGAGGAGCCCGGTGTCGACCAGTCCTCGAGCTGGGAGTTCCTCGAGGCCATGGCGCGGATGAGCACCCACATTCTGCCTTTCCTCAAAGACGTCAAAGTCGTGCGCCAGTGGGCCGGGCTCTACGCCATGACCCCGGACGCCCAGCCGATCCTCGGCGAGCATCCCGACCTCGACGGCTTCTACAACGCCGTCGGCTTCTCCGGCCACGGCTACATGATCGCCCCGGCCACCGCCGAGCTGCTGGCCGCGGAACTCGAGTCCGGCCGCCGCCCCGAGCTGATCGAGCCTCTGGACGCCGGGCGCTTCTCCCGGGGCGAGCTGGTGCTGGAGCCCAACGTGGTTTGA